TTTACAGTTTTGTTTTCAGGTGTATCTTGGTACCCCATCGTGGCCTGCGCCGCTGTTTTGATGTTGTTGCTAAGTGGATGGATCCTTTTTTTGAACAAATTCAACCCTACCCTTGGAACCATGGATGAACCGGACGCAGTCGCGATTGCAAAGGGAAATTGCGGCGATTCGATGAAAATTTCCCTCAAATTTAGAAGGGGAAAAGTTATAGACGCCAGCTACTGGACAGACGGTTGCAAGTTCAGCAGCGAATGTGGGGCTGCCGCTACTCGTCTGGCTCTGGGAAAAACTCCCGAGGAAATTGCCGATATAGACTATATGGCTGTCAAGGAAGCCGTAGGGGGTATTCCGGAAGAGGATCTGCATTGCGCCACGCTTGCGGCGGGAACTCTACAGGAATCAGTGCGCATTTACTGCCTTGATCTCCACAAGTCACAAAACCAAACTGTCAGCGCGAAAATGTAGGAATCGGCCCAATTGCGGGATTCTCTCTTGACTCAGGCTGTTAGAGGTCCTATCAATATTCTACCTCTTGCGGGTAAAATGATCACCTTGTTCACCAAAAAAGGATGGCAAATATGAGTTCTCAGAAACGTCCAATCTCGGCTGAAGGTTTAAAGAAACTGAACGAGGAGATGGACAGGTTGATTCGGGTCGAAAGACCATCTGTGATAAAGGAAATCGAAATAGCTATAGGACACGGTGATCTTTCGGAAAACGCTGAATATACGTATGGTAAGGAAAAACAATCCCTGATCGAAACCAGGATAAGGGATTTGCAGGAAAGAATTTCATGC
This region of Desulfomonilaceae bacterium genomic DNA includes:
- a CDS encoding iron-sulfur cluster assembly scaffold protein, with amino-acid sequence MDFTVLFSGVSWYPIVACAAVLMLLLSGWILFLNKFNPTLGTMDEPDAVAIAKGNCGDSMKISLKFRRGKVIDASYWTDGCKFSSECGAAATRLALGKTPEEIADIDYMAVKEAVGGIPEEDLHCATLAAGTLQESVRIYCLDLHKSQNQTVSAKM